Proteins encoded together in one Variovorax paradoxus EPS window:
- a CDS encoding KpsF/GutQ family sugar-phosphate isomerase — protein MSSRPAPAPVVDPEAILARARLTFDIEAEAVLGLKTRVGPSFVDAVRKILEVRGRVVVMGMGKSGHVGRKIAATLASTGTPAMFVHPAEASHGDLGMIKAVDLVLAISNSGEVEELTVILPVVKRQGVPLIAITGRADSTLGRHADITLDAGVSKEACPLNLAPTASTTAQMAMGDALAVALLDARGFGSEDFARSHPGGALGRKLLTHVSDVMRSDAEVPRVAPTATLSELMREMSSKGLGATAVVDAEGRAIGIFTDGDLRRKVETGADLRALTAADVMHPGPRTLRADALAVEAADLMENHRITSVLVVDAAGLLIGALSINDLMRAKVI, from the coding sequence ATGAGTTCCCGCCCCGCCCCGGCCCCCGTGGTCGACCCCGAAGCCATCCTCGCTCGGGCACGCCTGACCTTCGACATCGAAGCCGAAGCCGTCCTCGGTCTGAAGACCCGCGTCGGCCCCAGCTTCGTCGACGCGGTGCGCAAGATCCTCGAAGTGCGCGGCCGCGTGGTCGTGATGGGCATGGGCAAGAGCGGCCACGTCGGCCGCAAGATCGCCGCCACCCTCGCCTCCACCGGCACGCCCGCGATGTTCGTGCACCCGGCCGAGGCCAGCCATGGCGACCTCGGGATGATCAAGGCGGTCGACCTGGTGCTGGCGATTTCCAACAGCGGCGAGGTCGAGGAATTGACCGTGATCCTGCCCGTGGTCAAGCGCCAGGGCGTGCCGCTGATCGCCATCACCGGCCGCGCCGATTCGACGCTCGGGCGCCATGCCGACATCACGCTCGACGCGGGCGTCTCCAAGGAAGCCTGCCCCCTCAACCTCGCCCCCACCGCGAGCACCACCGCCCAGATGGCGATGGGCGACGCGCTGGCCGTGGCGCTGCTCGATGCGCGCGGCTTCGGGTCGGAAGATTTCGCGCGTTCGCACCCCGGTGGCGCGTTGGGCCGCAAGCTCCTGACCCACGTGAGCGACGTGATGCGCTCGGACGCCGAAGTGCCCCGCGTCGCGCCCACCGCCACCTTGAGCGAGCTGATGCGCGAGATGAGTTCCAAGGGCCTCGGCGCCACCGCCGTGGTCGATGCCGAAGGCCGCGCGATCGGCATCTTCACCGACGGCGATCTGCGCCGGAAGGTCGAGACCGGCGCCGACCTGCGCGCCCTGACGGCAGCCGATGTCATGCATCCGGGTCCCCGCACGCTGCGCGCCGATGCGCTGGCCGTCGAGGCGGCCGATCTGATGGAAAACCACCGCATCACCAGCGTGCTGGTGGTCGACGCGGCGGGCCTCTTGATCGGCGCGCTGAGCATCAACGACCTGATGCGCGCGAAAGTCATCTGA